A window of the Henckelia pumila isolate YLH828 chromosome 3, ASM3356847v2, whole genome shotgun sequence genome harbors these coding sequences:
- the LOC140890191 gene encoding uncharacterized protein gives MDYFSKWVEAESLAKITEGAVLRFIWKNIVCRFGLPRKLFSDNGSWVEEIPGVLWAYRTTPRIATGQTPFSLVYGSKAVLPIEIGQISSRVKAYQEGEIVARTQELDLIEEKMERASIRMKAYRYRIMKAFNQKIKPREFQIRVLVLKNVNPAEEVKNL, from the exons ATGGATTATTTTTCCAAATGGGTGGAAGCTGAGTCTTTGGCAAAAATCACCGAAGGAGCTGTGTTGAGGTTTATCTGGAAAAACATTGTCTGCCGATTTGGATTACCCCGGAAGCTCTTCTCAGACAATGGAAG TTGGGTGGAAGAGATTCCAGGTGTACTATGGGCTTATCGTACTACCCCAAGGATAGCTACAGGACAAACACCTTTTAGCTTGGTGTATGGGTCTAAGGCCGTATTGCCGATAGAGATTGGACAAATATCCTCCCGGGTGAAAGCATACCAGGAAGGAGAAATTGTGGCCCGGACACAGGAGTTAGACCTGATTGAGGAAAAAATGGAACGGGCCTCTATACGAATGAAAGCTTATCGGTACAGGATAATGAAGGCTTTCAACCAAAAGATCAAACCCCGGGAGTTTCAGATACGAGTCCTGGTATTGAAAAATGTTAACCCGGCAGAAGAGGTGAAAAATCTGTAA
- the LOC140890910 gene encoding uncharacterized protein, protein MVSRTLMIEALILRLFSMFCLGATVRFAKNLYFVAVLLCSVLAPVTCKHCSLTEVSNQLDTESCRSNGANFETSYPDVFGGHNSSEIVSRSTVQQRSLENICPPSNSFCFPSTLSGVLFNEIDSKLDVFDDSGDFSSGLKQVGSSMSWSLGRSIFQLLDGRTILCSLQQQDGFEPQAEISSCIRPSSSDHKTRVSKSGENVGTVKYDSLDDLSTPPVEINPSLLDWGRKNLYHPSLAFLTVKNLDADEILTIHNPYSSNLQFYSCNFSETLLAPGEVASICFIFFPTKLGSSSAQLVLQTSIGGFLVQAEGFAVESPFLIKPLSGLDVSSIRRWGKNLTLFNPFNETLNVEEINAWISVSLGNTSGSSKTICSIHTLEDSSDYNILSANDWLDVENGVVGSPHISMRPHMNWEIAPQKSETVMEFDFSQPFEGKIVGAFCLLLRSSTNRIDTLMVPLDVELSPHSAMDTGHVSVSLETLVSCRPNGSNIFALSVRNNYPYLLNVIKVSEVGDGTNTFEIKSVEGLLLFPKSTTQVAILNYTHLGPPQADLHCKLLVLINDSRISQMEIPCIDVVNICTKDKDLESSVGHAQEINNIVYVKGIQISYLSSIQAHSETKAMDSSEAEEFVLRNWKSQATEIFLSVLDNNELLFPTVHIGNYCSQWVAVKNPSQQPIAMQLILNSGEVIDKCKTSESLLLPSSSRIFLNDKLYSPTKYGFSLAENAITEALIHPYGSAFLGPILFQPSNRCEWRSSALVRSNLSGVESILLRGFGGSLSMVLLEESEPVQGLEFKFKLPTKLIFSSFTSMEKSSSCYQPLTKEVYAKNSGDLSMDVIRIDVSGSKCGLDGFRVHNCKSFSLQPGESTKLQLSYQTDFLSATIQRNLELGLATGILVIPMKASLPMYMLDFCKRSMFWMLVKKAMVVVFVAGSLLFFLVSLFLPCVTAIFSHDIKSGKKLLSTVNLLERSFEKEEALPLESSGKSPDCFLSGKGHHDPAAKYQIKNNTLLGVQPEFRLSSGLSKSLCVVNSDVQDATDSRNLRVIIGKEKVRRRKKKRSSTIGLFELASSQSGNSTPSSPLSPVASITPKRSCLVSPDMEQCVEKRNPFAQAPDQKCDDEKSSDIPSMVNLLETEVSPKRGNKNRGYSPLERPTLTRKVASRAVLLPSATFPSAWRAAPTWACQSPYLASTSRIAPHARAPGSKLQNQNSDEHEEKTVFKKEISLEKAGLEEKFTYDIWGGHLFELPFAHSANDSPGKCPRAIESNSDSFFVRGPPTLFTNSLLNPVRSNMDGNELANYE, encoded by the exons ATGGTGTCTCGAACCCTAATGATCGAAGCTCTCATACTGAGACTCTTCTCCATGTTCTGCCTCGG GGCCACGGTTCGCTTTGCCAAGAATCTGTACTTTGTAGCGGTTTTGTTGTGTTCTGTGTTGGCTCCCGTCACTTGCAAGCATTGCTCTCTGACTGAAGTGTCAAATCAGTTGGATACAGAGTCCTGTAGGTCCAATGGAGCCAATTTTGAGACAAGCTATCCAGATGTATTTGGTGGTCATAATAGTTCAGAAATAGTTTCAAGAAGTACTGTGCAGCAACGCAGTCTTGAAAACATATGCCCGCCTTCGAATTCTTTCTGTTTCCCGTCAACATTGTCTGGGGTTTTGTTTAACGAAATTGATTCTAAATTAGACGTGTTCGATGATTCTGGGGATTTTTCATCTGGACTGAAGCAAGTAGGTAGCAGTATGAGTTGGTCACTTGGCCGCAGTATCTTCCAGTTATTGGATGGGAGAACCATTTTGTGTTCTTTGCAGCAGCAAGATGGTTTTGAACCACAAGCAGAAATTTCTTCTTGCATAAGGCCATCATCATCTGACCATAAAACTAGGGTATCAAAATCAGGGGAAAATGTTGGTACTGTGAAATATGACTCTCTGGATGACTTGTCTACCCCGCCTGTGGAAATAAATCCTTCACTACTAGATTGGGGACGTAAGAATTTGTATCATCCTTCCTTAGCGTTTTTAACAGTGAAGAATCTAGATGCTGATGAAATTTTGACTATCCATAACCCTTATAGTAGCAATTTGCAGTTTTACTCTTGCAATTTTAGTGAAACATTATTGGCCCCCGGGGAAGTTGCGTCAATatgctttattttttttcccacAAAGTTGGGATCATCATCTGCTCAACTGGTTTTACAGACAAGTATTGGTGGTTTCCTCGTTCAGGCTGAAGGCTTTGCCGTTGAGTCACCTTTTTTGATAAAGCCTTTGAGTGGTCTTGATGTTTCCTCCATTAGAAGGTGGGGAAAGAATCTGACCTTGTTTAATCCTTTCAATGAAACTCTCAATGTGGAGGAGATAAATGCTTGGATATCTGTTTCTTTGGGAAATACTTCAGGTTCATCAAAAACTATTTGCAGCATTCACACTCTGGAGGATTCAAGTGACTACAATATATTGAGTGCTAACGATTGGTTGGATGTGGAAAATGGTGTAGTTGGCTCACCACACATTTCCATGAGGCCGCACATGAACTGGGAGATTGCTCCTCAAAAATCCGAGACTGTTATGGAATTTGATTTTTCACAACCTTTTGAAGGAAAAATTGTTGGTGCTTTCTGTCTGTTGTTGAGATCATCTACAAATAGGATCGATACTCTCATGGTACCCCTTGATGTGGAACTGAGTCCACACTCAGCTATGGATACAGGCCATGTTTCTGTATCTCTAGAGACCTTAGTTTCTTGCAGACCAAATGGATCTAATATTTTTGCCCTGTCAGTGAGAAACAATTATCCATATCTATTGAATGTGATCAAGGTCAGCGAAGTAGGGGATGGTACAAATACTTTTGAAATCAAGTCTGTTGAAGGGCTCTTACTTTTTCCTAAGTCCACTACACAAGTGGCTATTCTCAATTACACTCATCTTGGACCTCCCCAAGCTGACTTGCATTGCAAATTACTTGTATTGATAAATGATTCTAGAATTTCTCAGATGGAAATACCTTGCATAGATGTAGTCAATATCTGCACCAAAGATAAGGATTTGGAGTCTTCTGTAGGACATGCACAAGAAATCAACAATATTGTTTATGTCAAAGGAATACAAATATCTTACCTAAGCAGCATTCAAGCGCATTCTGAGACCAAG GCCATGGATTCAAGTGAAGCAGAAGAATTTGTTCTGAGAAATTGGAAATCGCAAGCCACTGAAATTTTTTTGTCTGTCCTTGATAACAATGAATTACTATTTCCTACTGTTCATATTGGAAATTATTGCTCCCAGTGGGTTGCTGTTAAAAACCCAAGCCAACAACCAATTGCGATGcaacttattttaaattctgGGGAAGTTATTGATAAGTGCAAGACATCGGAGTCGCTTCTACTACCTTCGTCGTCTAGGATTTTTCTGAACGATAAATTGTATTCTCCAACAAAGTATGGGTtctcattagcagaaaatgcaaTAACCGAGGCGCTTATTCATCCTTATGGTAGTGCATTTTTGGGTCCAATCCTTTTTCAACCTTCCAATCGATGTGAGTGGAGAAGTTCAGCTTTGGTTAGAAGCAATCTCTCTGGTGTAGAGTCGATTTTGCTGCGAGGATTTGGAGGTTCACTCTCGATGGTGTTGCTGGAGGAATCCGAACCTGTGCAAGGTTTAGAATTTAAATTCAAATTGCCAACTAAGctaattttttcttctttcacCTCTATGGAGAAAAGTTCTTCCTGCTATCAGCCCCTGACAAAAGAGGTCTATGCCAAGAACTCAGGTGATCTTTCTATGGATGTTATACGAATTGATGTTTCCGGTTCAAAATGTGGTTTGGATGGGTTTAGAGTACATAATTGTAAAAGTTTCTCTCTTCAACCTGGAGAATCTACGAAGCTTCAACTATCTTACCAGACTGATTTTTTATCGGCCACAATACAGAGGAACCTTGAACTGGGTTTGGCTACTGGGATTCTTGTGATACCTATGAAAGCAAGTTTACCAATGTACATGCTGGACTTTTGCAAGAGATCAATGTTCTGGATGCTTGTCAAGAAAGCTATGGTTGTGGTCTTTGTTGCCGGCTCCTTGTTATTTTTTCTGGTCAGTCTCTTTCTTCCCTGTGTTACAGCCATTTTTTCTCATGACATCAAAAGTGGGAAAAAACTCCTTTCCACAGTGAATCTCTTAGAACGATCATTTGAAAAAGAGGAAGCATTGCCCTTGGAATCTTCTGGTAAATCTCCTGATTGTTTTCTCTCTGGCAAAGGGCATCATGATCCTGCCGCAAAATATCAGATAAAAAATAACACTTTGCTAGGTGTTCAACCAGAGTTCAGATTGTCATCAGGACTGTCAAAATCTTTATGTGTTGTGAATTCCGATGTGCAAGATGCAACAGACTCAAGAAACCTGAGGGTTATAATTGGAAAAGAAAAGGTAAGGAGGCGGAAAAAGAAAAGGAGTTCTACCATCGGACTTTTCGAGTTAGCAAGCAGCCAGAGTGGCAATTCTACCCCATCATCACCTTTGTCTCCTGTTGCATCCATAACTCCTAAACGATCTTGTCTAGTGTCTCCTGATATGGAACAATGTGTGGAGAAGAGAAACCCATTTGCTCAGGCACCTGACCAGAAATGTGATGATGAAAAAAGCTCTGATATTCCCTCTATGGTCAATCTTTTGGAAACTGAGGTTTCTCCGAAACGCGGGAACAAAAACCGGGGCTACTCTCCTCTAGAAAGGCCTACTTTAACAAGGAAGGTGGCTTCCAGGGCTGTTCTATTACCTTCTGCAACATTTCCTAGTGCTTGGAGAGCCGCCCCAACCTGGGCATGTCAGTCTCCATATTTGGCTTCAACATCGAGAATTGCTCCTCATGCCCGGGCACCTGGATCCAAACTTCAAAACCAAAATTCCGATGAACACGAGGAAAAGACTGTTTTTAAGAAAGAGATCAGTCTAGAGAAGGCAGGTCTTGAAGAAAAATTTACTTATGATATATGGGGTGGTCATCTGTTTGAACTTCCCTTTGCCCACTCGGCAAATGATTCCCCTGGTAAGTGTCCCCGTGCTATAGAAAGCAACTCCGATAGCTTCTTTGTGAGAGGCCCACCAACCCTCTTTACAAACTCTCTTTTAAATCCTGTACGTTCCAATATGGACGGCAATGAATTAGCAAATTATGAATAA